The following coding sequences lie in one Musa acuminata AAA Group cultivar baxijiao chromosome BXJ3-1, Cavendish_Baxijiao_AAA, whole genome shotgun sequence genomic window:
- the LOC103974528 gene encoding linoleate 9S-lipoxygenase A gives MASHIVSEKVSGTVVLIRKTGLCFNYCGGPVIDNVLGRCISFQLVSATVGDANNGNRGVVGEEAYLEQHITLLPALAAGETAYHVTFHCEEKNGIPGAVIVKNNLSSEFFLKTLTLEDFPGKGRIHFVCNSWVYPAVKYKYDRVFFANTTYLPGDTPLPLKPYREEELCNLKGANVDGQLKEWDRVYRYDYYNDLGSPDTCEDLARPILGGTPEHPYPRRGRTGRPPTKTDPKSESRLPLLNLNIYVPRDEQFGQLKMADFLTYAFKGVVRVVLPVLQAIAGATPIEFNSFEDVLKLYEGGLPVPPNPLLEELRQLVPFEMIRELRRVEGGRGLLKLPMPHVIQVDKTAWRTDEEFTREMLAGLNPVVIRRLEEFPPTSKLDPRKYGDHTSTITAAHIEHHLDGLTVHQALEQNKLFILDHHDAYLPYLNRINALAVKVYATRTLLFLRQDSTLKPLAIELSLPHPDGEQHGAVSKVYTPAESGVEGSIWQLAKAYAAVTDSAYHGLISHWLNTHAVMEPFVIATHRHLSVIHPIHKLLSPHYRDTMTINALARHALIPAGGIFEMTVFPGRYALELSSTVYKSWNFREQALPADLIKRGVAVKDRDDRLCLLIEDYPYAVDGLQIWHAIETWVGEYCAIYYPTNDVVKADAELQAWWKEVREVGHGDKKDAFWWPAMQTTSELIETCTTIVWIGSALHAAINFGQYPYAGYLPNRPTMSRRFMPEPGTPEYEELKKNPDKVFLKTITSQLLTMLGLNTIEILSNHASDEVYLGQRDTPEWTSDERAVKAFERFGQRLKAIEAEIMKRNGDPSLKNRNGPAKMPYTLLFPSSGVGVTGRGIPNSISI, from the exons ATGGCGAGCCACATCGTCAGCGAGAAGGTGAGTGGTACGGTGGTGCTGATCCGGAAGACCGGCCTTTGCTTCAACTACTGCGGCGGCCCCGTCATCGACAACGTGCTCGGCCGATGCATCTCCTTCCAGCTCGTCAGCGCCACCGTCGGCGACGCTA ATAATGGGAATCGTGGGGTCGTCGGGGAGGAGGCATATTTGGAACAGCACATCACTTTGTTGCCCGCCCTGGCTGCCGGCGAAACTGCTTACCACGTGACGTTCCACTGCGAGGAGAAGAACGGGATTCCCGGCGCCGTTATCGTCAAGAACAACCTCAGCTCCGAGTTCTTCCTCAAGACCTTGACTCTCGAGGACTTCCCCGGCAAGGGCCGCATCCACTTCGTTTGCAACTCCTGGGTCTACCCGGCCGTTAAGTACAAATACGACCGCGTCTTCTTCGCCAACACC ACGTATCTTCCGGGAGACACACCACTGCCGCTGAAACCATACAGGGAAGAAGAACTCTGTAACCTGAAGGGAGCTAACGTCGACGGGCAGCTGAAGGAATGGGACCGCGTCTACCGTTACGACTACTACAACGATCTCGGTAGCCCAGACACGTGCGAGGACTTGGCTCGGCCCATCCTCGGAGGGACTCCGGAGCACCCTTACCCGCGCCGTGGGAGGACCGGCCGGCCACCGACAAAGACTG ATCCCAAGtcggagagcaggctgccgctgcTGAACCTGAACATTTACGTGCCCCGGGATGAGCAGTTCGGGCAACTTAAGATGGCCGATTTCCTCACGTATGCCTTCAAGGGCGTCGTCAGAGTAGTGCTCCCGGTGCTGCAGGCCATAGCGGGCGCAACCCCCATCGAGTTCAACTCGTTCGAGGACGTGCTGAAGCTCTACGAGGGCGGCCTTCCGGTGCCCCCCAATCCCCTGCTTGAGGAGCTCCGACAGCTAGTTCCATTTGAGATGATACGGGAGCTGCGGCGCGTCGAGGGTGGCCGGGGCCTGCTCAAGCTCCCTATGCCCCACGTAATCCAAG TGGATAAGACTGCCTGGCGAACCGACGAAGAGTTCACTCGCGAAATGCTAGCCGGTTTGAACCCGGTGGTCATCAGGCGTCTCGAGGAATTCCCTCCCACGAGCAAGCTTGATCCTCGCAAGTATGGCGACCATACCAGCACGATAACTGCAGCCCACATTGAGCACCACCTTGACGGACTCACCGTGCATCAG GCACTGGAGCAGAACAAGCTCTTCATCTTGGATCATCATGATGCATACCTCCCCTACCTCAACCGCATCAACGCTCTCGCCGTCAAAGTATATGCCACCAGAACTCTGCTGTTCCTGAGGCAGGATTCCACTCTGAAGCCATTGGCGATCGAGCTCAGCTTGCCTCACCCGGACGGAGAGCAGCATGGCGCCGTCAGCAAGGTGTACACACCGGCTGAAAGCGGCGTGGAAGGATCGATCTGGCAGCTGGCGAAGGCCTACGCCGCCGTCACCGACTCCGCCTACCATGGCCTCATCAGCCACTG GCTCAACACACACGCGGTGATGGAGCCGTTCGTGATCGCGACGCACAGACACCTGAGCGTGATCCACCCGATCCACAAGCTTCTGTCGCCGCACTACCGCGACACGATGACCATCAACGCCTTGGCCCGGCATGCCCTCATCCCCGCCGGTGGCATATTCGAGATGACGGTCTTCCCAGGGAGGTACGCGTTGGAGTTATCTTCCACGGTCTACAAGAGCTGGAATTTCCGGGAGCAGGCTCTCCCCGCTGATCTGATCAAGCG AGGAGTTGCGGTGAAGGACCGAGACGACAGGCTTTGCCTGCTGATCGAGGATTACCCTTATGCCGTGGACGGGCTTCAGATATGGCATGCGATCGAGACATGGGTCGGAGAGTACTGTGCAATCTACTACCCGACGAACGACGTCGTTAAAGCTGATGCCGAGCTCCAGGCCTGGTGGAAGGAGGTCCGCGAGGTCGGCCATGGCGACAAAAAGGACGCGTTCTGGTGGCCAGCCATGCAAACCACATCCGAGCTGATCGAGACATGCACCACCATCGTCTGGATCGGTTCTGCGCTCCACGCCGCCATCAACTTCGGGCAGTACCCCTACGCCGGGTACCTGCCAAACCGGCCGACCATGAGCCGGCGCTTCATGCCGGAGCCGGGCACGCCGGAGTACGAGGAGCTGAAGAAGAACCCGGACAAGGTGTTCCTGAAGACCATCACCAGCCAGCTGCTCACCATGCTGGGTCTCAACACCATCGAGATCCTGTCGAACCACGCGTCCGACGAGGTGTACCTGGGACAACGGGACACGCCGGAATGGACGTCGGATGAGAGGGCGGTGAAGGCGTTCGAGCGCTTCGGGCAGCGACTCAAGGCGATCGAGGCGGAGATCATGAAGAGGAACGGCGACCCAAGCTTGAAGAACCGCAATGGCCCGGCCAAGATGCCTTACACCTTGCTCTTCCCGAGCAGTGGGGTTGGGGTCACCGGCAGGGGAATCCCCAACAGTATCTCCATCTAA